The following nucleotide sequence is from Nitrosopumilus adriaticus.
TTTCCAGACTTTGGTGTAACTTTAAGAAATGTAGAATTCATCATTGTTTTTGGATCAAGATTCATCACACCAAGACAGTTTGGTCCAATAACATGGATATTGTATTTCTTGGCAATATCTTTTATTTCTTGTTCTCGTTTTGCACCTTCTTCATCAACTTCTTTGAAACCTGCAGTGATGATTATTACTCCTTTGATTTTCTTTTTACCACATTCTTCTAAGACAGGTGCAACTAGAGTATTTTTGATTACTACAACAGCAAGATCAATTGGTTTTGGAACATCTAAAACGCTCTTGTATGCTTTTTTGTAAAAAACTGTGTCGCGTGTTGGACTAATTGGATAAACTGAACCCTTGAAACCATTCATAATATTAGACGTAATTGTAGCACCAACGCTTCCTCTTTTATCAGAGGCCCCTATCACAGCAATTGATTTGGGGGATAAAATTACAGAATCTGCCATGATTAATTGAATCTAAGGATTTTGTATAATAAAGTTATTCATAGAAATTTCTGATCTCTAAGTTTTTAGCTTCCCAACATCTTTCCTGCCAGATTCTCTTTTCGTGGAATCCAAATGATTGAAAGATTTGAAAATTTGCCTATTACATTCCAAGCTTCACGTGCGAGATCTCGAAGTTGTTCATTATTTATTGCAAATTCATGATTGAGTTGATTTACGGTATTTTTAGAATCACTGTAAATTGTAATTTCATCATCGGAATTAACAAATTTGTTCAACGCAGAAATTATTGCCATGTATTCAGCCTGATTGTTTGTAATGTCTGGTTTTTTTTCATAAAATGATTCTCCAGTTTCTTTTACGAAAAATCCAAAACCACCATTTGGGCCTCCAGAGCCATCTACGTAAACACTAATTCCCATCTTTGTACAACCTCGTAATCTTCACACTAAGATTAACTACTACCATGTAAATTATTGTTGATATTCCTTGTGATGCAATTGATGCAATATATGGATCATAGTTTATGGTCAAAAAATAATACTGGAAAACCCATCTAACAACTGTATATACAATTTCTGCTATTCCTAATGATGTAACTAATTTTTTTAGATCTGCCTTTAGTTTTGCATTATCAGTTCCTCCAGATACTAAACGATATTTTTTCCTATTATCAAAATAAAACAATCCACTAAAAACTGAAAAATAAATCACATAATCAGCAATTGTGGTATAAGTTGTATTTAGATAATCTGTTTGGTCAGATAAAATTTGTGCAATTAATGCAGAAATAATTATGGAGGCTGCAAATGCAATTAGAATATTTTTGTTAAGTTTCAGATATTCTTGTAACACATTTTTTGATTCTGTTTGTTACAATTAAACTCAATCTAAAGTAATCTTAAGGAAAATTAATAATCCTGCTAGCTCTGCAATCCCCACTCCCAACATGTATGGGAATATCTCATGAGAGAAAATTTCTTCCATTGAGAAATATGCAAGAGAGCCAATTACATTATGCAAAAATAACATACCTGCAACAACAATCATTCCCAATGGAAGCTGTGCACGTGTCTTAGTATACATGTTACCAAATATCGCAATTAAAATTCCTAATATTCCCATATTTGCAATTGAGACAATAGATAAGATCAGAGAAGTAGTTTCCATTTAGTCAAAAACACCTTTTGAGCTTTTATTTACTTTTGTCCAATTTTGCTTCAATTTCTTCAAATGTCTCCATATTTACTTCAAGAAAGTTAGAGATAAAGTATGCAACACCATATTTTTCCCCAACTTTTGTAACCATGTTATTCTTTTCAAGAACCCTAATGTGATGCTGAATAGCTTTGTAATCTAAATTCATCTCTTTAGCTAGTTGATTAGTATTGAATGGTTTTTCCTTTAATTTTGAAATAATTTTTAATCGATTTAATCCGCCTCGAGATCCTGCAAAAACAAACCAAAGTAGTCTTTTTGCATCAGGATCATTTGCCATAAGTTATGAAATTCTTCTGAATTACCACTAAAAGGTATTTTGGGATTAAAAGAAAATGGAAACTATAAAAACAGAAAAAAACAAATTTCTTTGAAAAGTAAGATGTTAAATTATGATGCACCTTTATACAGACCACCATCAGAAGCTAGATCGTTAATTTTTCAGGTAACACTAGGTTGTTCATTTAATGAATGTTCATTTTGTGATATGTATAGATCAAAAGAATATTCAGAAAGGCCATGGGAAGATGTCAAAGCTGAAATTGACATGATGGCAAATTATCTTCCAGATACTAGAAGAGTTTTTCTTGCAGATGGTGATGCGCTAAATCTTGATTCTGAGTATATGATAAAAATTGTAAAATACATTAAAGAAAAATTTGCAAATCTTGAAAGGATTTCATGCTATGCAATGCCAATGAACATTCTAAAAAAATCATCTGAAGAATTAAAGAAAATGAATGAGGCGGGATTAGACATGTTTTATTTGGGAATAGAGAGTGGTTCAGATATTGTTTTAAAAAAAGTTACAAAAGGAGCAATTGGAAAAACAATCATCAAGTCTGTTAACAAAGCAAAAGAAGCAGGTTACATCATGTCATGCATGGTGATTTTGGGACTTGGAGGAAAAAAATATTCTAAAGAGCACATCAAAGGAACTGCCGAAGTCATAAGCGCATGTTCTCCAAATTATGTAGGTGCGCTAACACTCTATTTAGAAAATGGAATCAAACAAGAATTTCTTGACAAGTATAATGGAGAGTTTGTCAGAATTAATGATGATGAATCATTAGATGAACTTCATGATTTG
It contains:
- a CDS encoding reverse transcriptase-like protein, which translates into the protein MGISVYVDGSGGPNGGFGFFVKETGESFYEKKPDITNNQAEYMAIISALNKFVNSDDEITIYSDSKNTVNQLNHEFAINNEQLRDLAREAWNVIGKFSNLSIIWIPRKENLAGKMLGS
- a CDS encoding ArsR/SmtB family transcription factor; amino-acid sequence: MANDPDAKRLLWFVFAGSRGGLNRLKIISKLKEKPFNTNQLAKEMNLDYKAIQHHIRVLEKNNMVTKVGEKYGVAYFISNFLEVNMETFEEIEAKLDKSK
- a CDS encoding radical SAM protein; this translates as MLNYDAPLYRPPSEARSLIFQVTLGCSFNECSFCDMYRSKEYSERPWEDVKAEIDMMANYLPDTRRVFLADGDALNLDSEYMIKIVKYIKEKFANLERISCYAMPMNILKKSSEELKKMNEAGLDMFYLGIESGSDIVLKKVTKGAIGKTIIKSVNKAKEAGYIMSCMVILGLGGKKYSKEHIKGTAEVISACSPNYVGALTLYLENGIKQEFLDKYNGEFVRINDDESLDELHDLISQIDTKEEIVFRANHGSNAYTIKGTFPQDKQEMLEKIEWMKQHPEIMRPQGLRGF